The following coding sequences are from one Plasmodium gaboni strain SY75 chromosome 10, whole genome shotgun sequence window:
- a CDS encoding putative cysteine--tRNA ligase (transcript variant 3; alternatively spliced): MDNDNKLPKWNQPSKEGKKITNLFVNNSLTHSKVEFIPQEGNKIKWYACGPTVYDAAHLGHARTYVSFDIIRRILVNYFKYDVFMVINITDIDDKIIKRSVEEKIGFTELARKWEYEFWEDMKSLNVLLPTAITRVSEYVDDIVKYIEKIIENKYAYVSEEGSVYFDIDEFKKSEKHFYARMEPLSVKDENKILEGEGDLGVISKTKKNSYDFALWKSSKPNEPNWDSPWGKGRPGWHIECSTMASNILGDVLDIHSGGIDLRFPHHDNELAQSEAFFDHSQWVNYFLHSGHLHIEGLKMSKSLKNFITIKNMLTKYTSNQIRILFLLNKWDNFMNYSPNGESMVQCIEIDKSFTNFFALIHMKINNFDLNSCNLYWSDADNKLNLLFRQTKSKIHEHFLDNFNTPDALLAIQKLITEVNIYVDKEKIQIGLLLEIKHYINFIFETFGLIYGDANKGKYDKFDELLQTLGTYRRNIRINLQSNAKLIRNILKEKNKKNDLDPVAAQEKNEQLHSEFINNIKTNNELLLKECDLLRDQHLLNMGILIDDRPNNEFVIKIIDDNQLQQEKNKREQELSKKMAGNQKKGNQNEKRE, from the exons ATggataatgataataaattacCAAAATGGAATCAACCCTCAAAAGAAGGAAAGAAAATAACTAACTTGTTTGTGAACAATTCTTTGACACATAGCAAAGTGGAATTTATACCTCAG gagggaaataaaataaagtGGTACGCTTGTGGTCCAACCGTTTACGATGCTGCCCATTTGGGACACGCAAGAACATATGTTAGCTTTGATATTATAAGAAGAATTTTAGTTAATTATTTCAAGTATGATGTATTTATGGTAATAAACATAACAGATATTGATGACAAGATAATTAAGAGAAGTgtagaagaaaaaattgGCTTTACTGAATTAGCTAGAAAATGGGAATATGAATTTTGGGAAGACATGAAGAGTTTGAACGTTCTTTTACCAACAGCTATTACTAGAGTAAGTGAATATGTAGATGATattgtaaaatatatagaaaaaattattgaaAACAAATATGCTTATGTAAGTGAAGAAGGAAGTGTATATTTTGATATTGatgaatttaaaaaaagtgaaaaacatttttatgCACGTATGGAACCTTTATCTGtaaaagatgaaaataaaatattagaaGGAGAAGGGGATTTAGGAGTAATTTCAAAGACGAAAAAGAATTCATACGATTTTGCATTATGGAAATCCTCTAAACCAAATGAACCAAATTGGGATTCCCCTTGGGGAAAGGGAAGACCAGGTTGGCATATTGAATGTTCAACTATGGCAAGTAATATATTAGGAGATGTTTTAGATATTCATAGTGGAGGTATTGATTTAAGATTTCCTCATCATGATAATGAACTAGCTCAAAGTGAAGCTTTCTTTGATCATAGTCAATGGgtaaattattttttacacTCAGGACATTTACATATTGAAGGTTTAAAAATGTCCAAatcattaaaaaattttataacaataaaaaatatgttaaCAAAATATACTTCGAATCAAATTcgtattttatttcttcttaATAAGTGGGataattttatgaattATAGCCCTAATGGAGAAAGCATGGTACAATGTATTGAAATCGATAAATCATTTACCAACTTTTTTGCCTTAATtcatatgaaaataaaCAATTTTGATCTCAATAGTTGTAATTTATATTGGAGTGATGCagataataaattaaatttattatttagaCAAACAAAAAGCAAAATCCATGAACATTTCCTCGATAATTTTAATACACCTGATGCTCTTTTAGCTATTCAAAAATTAATTACAgaagtaaatatatatgtggataaggaaaaaataCAAATCGGATTACTTTTAGaaataaaacattatattaattttatttttgagACATTTGGACTAATATATGGTGATGCAAATAAAGGAAAATATGACAAATTTGATGAACTCTTACAAACACTTGGTACCTATAGAAGAAATATTAGAATAAACTTACAAAGCAATGCAAAATTAATTcgaaatattttaaaagaaaaaaacaaaaaaaatgatttagATCCTGTTGCTGcacaagaaaaaaatgaacaacTACACTCagaatttataaataatataaaaacaaacaatgaacttttattaaaagaatgTGATTTGTTAAGAGATCAGCACTTATTAAACATGGGTATTTTAATTGATGATAGACCTAACAACGAAtttgttataaaaattatagaTGATAATCAATTAcaacaagaaaaaaataagagAGAGCAAGAATTAAGTAAAAAAATGGCAGGAAATCAGAAAAAGGGTAatcaaaatgaaaagagagaataa
- a CDS encoding hypothetical protein (conserved Plasmodium protein, unknown function): MIMKKLIENNVIKLNYENFLTKYKLNSGSDHKDLNDEELYEHFIINKFNYSNPLGCLPPNISDIKEYYLDGINIFEVIDYVNISERMYKFENITEEDDKENEDNSKEIFSHSEPDEKYDCEIKSRKNNKSNKISNNNKKDDNNIKSNKYRRFYRFLLYDGKTFIYAYEQEYNEIFTYLESNKYIYPKIILYNKPLIRRGAILLKKNQVTILFKGCSVSHDDTQDNEIEDFPLISESNNINSGVHQNIHDDLYSTRNTYDNKNVTDDSHNLIRKFYYDDKYEEKEEYKTYYENTNNCGVLSNSNRSNEYYSRGNMHNNNNYSINEYAKHNYKYDQNNVKKNTQYYDNKDKNFHITSMDYKNNNHEYTGNNYNNNNKGNHYHSHNSHNNHMHDPPKSNNYIGSNRYNTDKASYNYYNNNYKNKEHSIDPPRNNYYTHGINDDEYSKGNCLNRFEYNNHNNYKEPFRNYSNNHPRNSYNKNKYNIFNENKRNSSNRNKRNSSNKNTRNSSKEYFRRNSNKFDNEYDKIYHDNNTRINHHSDFSRKNNNYFYRNNDNNYNNETYVKNHFSNEVQNNVGYQRLSDNLETRNRMNYENNNNYYSTYGHSDYNVNYNDKNKRNIPLSNLNENNNYIPSNNCYTENYLAEKEGDRNIHTNQINNYSINSINHNFEQINSTTCNNNKNNEFPYNKVDDKNKFVEMQNIEEKYHNDNQESSIKDSQNSKKLIDLTEGFFSSDFFHKSYDCNDVNKNSDIIILDD; encoded by the coding sequence atgataatgaaaaagttaatagaaaataatgtaattaaattaaattatgaaaattttttaacaaaatataaattaaattcAGGGAGTGACCATAAGGATTTGAATGATGAAGAACTGTATGAACATTtcataattaataaattcaATTACTCCAATCCTTTAGGATGTTTACCCCCAAATATTTCtgatataaaagaatattatttagatggaataaatatttttgaagTAATAgattatgtaaatattaGTGAACGAATGTATaaatttgaaaatattacCGAGGAAgatgataaagaaaatgaagaCAACAGCAAAGAAATTTTCAGCCATTCAGAACCAGACGAAAAATATGATTGTGAAATAAAAAgtagaaaaaataataaaagtaataaaatatcaaataataataaaaaagatgataataatataaaaagtaataaGTATAGAAGATTCTATCgttttttattatatgatgGAAAAACTTTCATATACGCGTATGAACAAgaatataatgaaatattcACATATCTTGAaagtaataaatatatatatcccaaaattatattatataataaaccTTTAATTCGCCGAGGGgctatattattaaaaaagaacCAAGTTACAATTTTGTTTAAAGGATGTAGTGTATCACATGATGACACGCAAGATAATGAAATAGAAGATTTTCCTTTAATATCTGAAAgcaataatataaattcaGGAGTTCATCAAAATATACATGATGATTTATATAGTACAAGGAATACCTATGacaataaaaatgtaaCTGATGATTCACATAATTTAATtagaaaattttattatgacGATAAATATGAGgaaaaagaagaatataaaacttattatgaaaatacAAACAATTGTGGTGTATTAAGTAATTCGAATCGTTCTAATGAATATTATTCTAGAGGTAATATgcataataataataattattcaattaatgaatatgcaaaacataattataaatatgatcaaaataatgtgaaaaaaaatacacaatattatgataataaagataaaaattttcatatCACATCAATggattataaaaataataatcatgAATATACAGgaaataattataacaataataataaggGTAATCATTATCATTCCCATAATAGTCATAACAATCATATGCATGATCCACCTAAAagtaataattatatagGTTCGAATAGGTATAATACCGACAAAGcttcatataattattataataataattataagaaCAAAGAACATTCTATTGATCCTCCAAGGAATAATTACTACACACATGGAATAAATGATGATGAGTATTCTAAGGGAAATTGTCTTAACAGGtttgaatataataatcataataattataagGAACCCTTTCGAAATTATTCTAACAATCATCCAAGAAACAgttataacaaaaataaatataacatttttaatGAAAACAAACGTAACAGTTCTAACAGAAATAAACGTAACAGTTCGAATAAAAATACTCGTAATAGTTCGAAGGAATATTTTAGAAGGAATTCTAATAAATTTGATAAtgaatatgataaaatatatcatgATAATAATACCAGAATAAATCATCATAGTGATTTTTctagaaaaaataataattatttttatagaaataatgataataattataataatgagaCTTATGTAAAGAACCACTTTTCTAATGAGGTACAGAATAATGTAGGCTATCAAAGATTAAGTGATAATTTGGAAACTAGAAACAGAATgaattatgaaaataataataattattattcaaCATATGGACATTCTGATTATAATgttaattataatgataagaataaaaggaatataCCATTGAgtaatttaaatgaaaacaATAATTATATCCCATCTAATAATTGTTATACAGAAAATTATTTAGCAGAAAAGGAAGGTGATAGAAATATACATAcaaatcaaataaataattattcaaTTAATTCCATAAACCATAATTTTGAACAAATCAATTCTACCACgtgtaataataataagaataatgAATTTCCATATAATAAGGtagatgataaaaataaatttgtGGAAATGCAAAATattgaagaaaaatatCATAATGATAATCAAGAAAGCTCTATAAAGGATTCACAAAATAGCAAGAAATTGATCGACTTAACAGAAGGATTTTTTTCTTCAgatttttttcataaatcTTATGATTGTAATGatgttaataaaaatagtgatattattatcctGGATGATTAA
- a CDS encoding putative cysteine--tRNA ligase (transcript variant 2; alternatively spliced), giving the protein MNLFLFICIALFVYLYKLNLPNTLKNNIKRSLLLKLGHQQTVLSTNRKATKSGGMFFIRNSFLNRNKNFHKNKYIFKRLFHSKMDNDNKLPKWNQPSKEGKKITNLFVNNSLTHSKVEFIPQEGNKIKWYACGPTVYDAAHLGHARTYVSFDIIRRILVNYFKYDVFMVINITDIDDKIIKRSVEEKIGFTELARKWEYEFWEDMKSLNVLLPTAITRVSEYVDDIVKYIEKIIENKYAYVSEEGSVYFDIDEFKKSEKHFYARMEPLSVKDENKILEGEGDLGVISKTKKNSYDFALWKSSKPNEPNWDSPWGKGRPGWHIECSTMASNILGDVLDIHSGGIDLRFPHHDNELAQSEAFFDHSQWVNYFLHSGHLHIEGLKMSKSLKNFITIKNMLTKYTSNQIRILFLLNKWDNFMNYSPNGESMVQCIEIDKSFTNFFALIHMKINNFDLNSCNLYWSDADNKLNLLFRQTKSKIHEHFLDNFNTPDALLAIQKLITEVNIYVDKEKIQIGLLLEIKHYINFIFETFGLIYGDANKGKYDKFDELLQTLGTYRRNIRINLQSNAKLIRNILKEKNKKNDLDPVAAQEKNEQLHSEFINNIKTNNELLLKECDLLRDQHLLNMGILIDDRPNNEFVIKIIDDNQLQQEKNKREQELSKKMAGNQKKGNQNEKRE; this is encoded by the exons atgaatcttttcctttttatatgtatagcattatttgtatatttatataaattaaatttacCTAATACATTAAAGAATAATATCAAAAGAagtttattattaaaattagGACATCAACAAACAGTTCTTTCTACAAATAGGAAAGCCACAAAAAGTGGGGGAATGTTTTTTATACGAAATTCATTTCTTAATAGAAATAAGAATTTTCATAAAA ataaatacatatttaaaagattaTTTCATTCAAAAATggataatgataataaattacCAAAATGGAATCAACCCTCAAAAGAAGGAAAGAAAATAACTAACTTGTTTGTGAACAATTCTTTGACACATAGCAAAGTGGAATTTATACCTCAG gagggaaataaaataaagtGGTACGCTTGTGGTCCAACCGTTTACGATGCTGCCCATTTGGGACACGCAAGAACATATGTTAGCTTTGATATTATAAGAAGAATTTTAGTTAATTATTTCAAGTATGATGTATTTATGGTAATAAACATAACAGATATTGATGACAAGATAATTAAGAGAAGTgtagaagaaaaaattgGCTTTACTGAATTAGCTAGAAAATGGGAATATGAATTTTGGGAAGACATGAAGAGTTTGAACGTTCTTTTACCAACAGCTATTACTAGAGTAAGTGAATATGTAGATGATattgtaaaatatatagaaaaaattattgaaAACAAATATGCTTATGTAAGTGAAGAAGGAAGTGTATATTTTGATATTGatgaatttaaaaaaagtgaaaaacatttttatgCACGTATGGAACCTTTATCTGtaaaagatgaaaataaaatattagaaGGAGAAGGGGATTTAGGAGTAATTTCAAAGACGAAAAAGAATTCATACGATTTTGCATTATGGAAATCCTCTAAACCAAATGAACCAAATTGGGATTCCCCTTGGGGAAAGGGAAGACCAGGTTGGCATATTGAATGTTCAACTATGGCAAGTAATATATTAGGAGATGTTTTAGATATTCATAGTGGAGGTATTGATTTAAGATTTCCTCATCATGATAATGAACTAGCTCAAAGTGAAGCTTTCTTTGATCATAGTCAATGGgtaaattattttttacacTCAGGACATTTACATATTGAAGGTTTAAAAATGTCCAAatcattaaaaaattttataacaataaaaaatatgttaaCAAAATATACTTCGAATCAAATTcgtattttatttcttcttaATAAGTGGGataattttatgaattATAGCCCTAATGGAGAAAGCATGGTACAATGTATTGAAATCGATAAATCATTTACCAACTTTTTTGCCTTAATtcatatgaaaataaaCAATTTTGATCTCAATAGTTGTAATTTATATTGGAGTGATGCagataataaattaaatttattatttagaCAAACAAAAAGCAAAATCCATGAACATTTCCTCGATAATTTTAATACACCTGATGCTCTTTTAGCTATTCAAAAATTAATTACAgaagtaaatatatatgtggataaggaaaaaataCAAATCGGATTACTTTTAGaaataaaacattatattaattttatttttgagACATTTGGACTAATATATGGTGATGCAAATAAAGGAAAATATGACAAATTTGATGAACTCTTACAAACACTTGGTACCTATAGAAGAAATATTAGAATAAACTTACAAAGCAATGCAAAATTAATTcgaaatattttaaaagaaaaaaacaaaaaaaatgatttagATCCTGTTGCTGcacaagaaaaaaatgaacaacTACACTCagaatttataaataatataaaaacaaacaatgaacttttattaaaagaatgTGATTTGTTAAGAGATCAGCACTTATTAAACATGGGTATTTTAATTGATGATAGACCTAACAACGAAtttgttataaaaattatagaTGATAATCAATTAcaacaagaaaaaaataagagAGAGCAAGAATTAAGTAAAAAAATGGCAGGAAATCAGAAAAAGGGTAatcaaaatgaaaagagagaataa
- a CDS encoding putative methionine aminopeptidase 1b, producing the protein MANIEDIEKQIENIKINSDDNENFVSKNKNSLLNGVNLEDNEIRNNEKSVDYNNNNENDTMNEKNKHVNNNEYSNKENSNNNNLDAQIINETLNLNEKVEKKNEENLCSGCKKVLIKKLSCPICLKNKIFSYFCNQECFKGSWKEHQKIHENMNKEDNDKEDQKKTIVKKHLSPENFDPTNRKYWAYDDHLKNFVNFKFTGDIRPWPLSKINHVPSHIERPDYAVSSIPESELIYKRKSDIYVNNEEEIQRIREACILGRKTLDYAHSLVSPGITTDEIDKKVHEFIIGNNAYPSTLNYYKFPKSCCTSVNEIVCHGIPDYRPLKSGDIINIDISVFYKGVHSDLNETYFVGDINDVPKEGKELVETCYFSLMEAIKKCKPGMFYKNIGTLIDAYVSKKNFSVVRSYSGHGVGKLFHSNPTIPHFKKNKAVGIMKPGHIFTIEPMINQGHYSDVLWPDQWTSATSDGKLSAQFEHTLLITNNGVEILTKRTQDSPPLGFDTKDELYYN; encoded by the coding sequence atgGCAAATATTGAAGATATAGAAAAAcaaattgaaaatataaaaatcaaTTCAGATGATAATGAGAATTTTGTTTctaagaataaaaatagttTATTAAATGGAGTAAATTTGGAAGATAATgaaataagaaataatgaaaaatctgttgattataataataataatgaaaatgatactatgaatgaaaaaaataaacatgttaataataatgaatattctaataaagaaaatagtaataataataatttagaTGCACAGATAATAAATGAGActttaaatttaaatgaaaaggttgaaaaaaaaaatgaagaaaatttGTGTAGTGGATGTAAAAAAgtattaattaaaaaattaagtTGCCCtatatgtttaaaaaataaaatatttagTTATTTTTGTAATCAAGAATGTTTTAAGGGTTCATGGAAAGAACATCAAAAGATACatgaaaatatgaataaggaagataatgataaagaaGATCAGAAGAAGACTATAGTTAAAAAACATTTATCACCAGAAAATTTTGATCCTACTAATAGAAAATATTGGGCTTATGATGAccatttaaaaaattttgttaattttaaatttacAGGAGATATACGACCATGGCCTTTATCTAAAATTAATCATGTACCCTCACATATTGAACGACCAGATTATGCAGTTAGTTCTATTCCAGAATCGgaattaatatataagagaaaaagtgatatatatgtaaataatgaagaagaaataCAAAGAATTAGAGAAGCTTGCATATTAGGAAGAAAAACGTTAGACTATGCTCATTCATTAGTTTCACCAGGAATTACAACTGATGAGATAGATAAAAAAGTTCACGAATTTATAATTGGAAATAATGCATATCCATCAActttaaattattataaatttcCAAAATCATGTTGTACTTCTGTGAATGAAATTGTATGTCATGGGATACCAGACTATAGACCATTGAAATCGGgtgatataataaatattgaTATTAGTGTTTTTTATAAAGGTGTACATTCAGATTTAAATGAAACTTATTTTGTTGGAGATATAAATGATGTACCCAAAGAAGGTAAAGAATTAGTAGAAACTTgttatttttctttaatgGAAGCAATTAAAAAGTGTAAACCTGGaatgttttataaaaatattggAACTTTAATAGATGCATATGtatcaaaaaaaaactttTCAGTTGTTCGTTCGTATTCAGGACATGGTGTTGGAAAACTATTTCACAGTAATCCAACCATACCtcattttaaaaaaaataaagcAGTAGGTATAATGAAACCTGGCCATATTTTTACTATTGAACCTATGATTAATCAAGGGCACTATAGTGATGTATTGTGGCCAGATCAATGGACAAGTGCAACGTCAGATGGAAAATTGTCAGCTCAGTTTGAACACACTTTATTAATTACTAACAACGGGGTAGAAATTTTGACAAAGCGAACTCAAGATTCACCTCCACTTGGTTTTGATACAAAAGATGAACTATActataattaa
- a CDS encoding putative FAD synthetase encodes MDGKDNDEWNDYSNSLMLYERIEKLYNDHLIEKSKLNEENKELINNNVAHIQRETKNVFRNKDMIKESMYNYDIKNYYNDEFILKKKVMELSEDIMKGIDYIYDIFRLCNESNVFLSFNGGKDAVVILHLFRCAYAKYLKDMNIKRKKPHLIYFKDEMNEFPEVYQFLNESAFMFDFHISIIKGTWKNGITNFIKNVQKKHQTTIIDQLKINSIDSTIFHSTLAFINGTRFNDTNTEKLQILNVSSRGLPPYLYVNPVFYWTYGAIWTFILYFKFSYCILYDHGYSSIGSIKDTVKNEFLKCNDCYLPAYFLKNWNYERYNRIQPNDK; translated from the coding sequence atggATGGGAAAGACAATGATGAATGGAATGATTATTCAAATTCATTGATGCTATATGAAAGGatagaaaaattatataatgatcATTTGATTGAAAAAAGtaaattaaatgaagaGAATAAAGAgttaattaataataatgtgGCCCATATTCAGAGGGAAAcaaaaaatgtttttagAAATAAGGATATGATTAAGGAAAGTAtgtataattatgatataaaaaattattataatgatgaatttatattaaaaaaaaaagtgatGGAGTTATCGGAAGATATTATGAAAGGTATAgattatatttatgatattTTTCGTTTATGTAATGAGAGTAATGTctttttatcatttaatgGTGGAAAGGATGCTGTTGttattttacatttatttcGATGTGCATATGCAAAATATCTTAAGGATATGAATatcaaaagaaaaaaaccacaccttatttattttaaagaTGAAATGAATGAATTTCCTGAAGTTTATCAATTCTTAAATGAAAGTGCTTTTATGTTTGATTTTCATATAAGTATAATCAAAGGAACTTGGAAAAATGGTATTActaattttataaaaaacGTTCAAAAAAAACATCAAACTACTATTATAGATcaattgaaaataaattctATTGATTCAACCATATTTCATTCTACATTAGCTTTTATAAATGGTACAAGATTTAATGATACCAATACTGAAAAATTACAAATTTTAAATGTTAGTTCAAGAGGATTACCAccatatttatatgttaatCCTGTCTTTTATTGGACCTATGGTGCCATATGGACATTTATActttattttaaatttagttattgtattttatatgatcaTGGATATTCTTCCATTGGTTCAATAAAAGATACAgttaaaaatgaatttttaaaatgtaaCGATTGTTATTTACCTGCTTATTTCTTGAAAAATTGGAATTATGAAAGATATAATAGAATACAACCAAATgacaaataa
- a CDS encoding putative cysteine--tRNA ligase (transcript variant 1; alternatively spliced) encodes MNLFLFICIALFVYLYKLNLPNTLKNNIKRSLLLKLGHQQTVLSTNRKATKSGGMFFIRNSFLNRNKNFHKIDKYIFKRLFHSKMDNDNKLPKWNQPSKEGKKITNLFVNNSLTHSKVEFIPQEGNKIKWYACGPTVYDAAHLGHARTYVSFDIIRRILVNYFKYDVFMVINITDIDDKIIKRSVEEKIGFTELARKWEYEFWEDMKSLNVLLPTAITRVSEYVDDIVKYIEKIIENKYAYVSEEGSVYFDIDEFKKSEKHFYARMEPLSVKDENKILEGEGDLGVISKTKKNSYDFALWKSSKPNEPNWDSPWGKGRPGWHIECSTMASNILGDVLDIHSGGIDLRFPHHDNELAQSEAFFDHSQWVNYFLHSGHLHIEGLKMSKSLKNFITIKNMLTKYTSNQIRILFLLNKWDNFMNYSPNGESMVQCIEIDKSFTNFFALIHMKINNFDLNSCNLYWSDADNKLNLLFRQTKSKIHEHFLDNFNTPDALLAIQKLITEVNIYVDKEKIQIGLLLEIKHYINFIFETFGLIYGDANKGKYDKFDELLQTLGTYRRNIRINLQSNAKLIRNILKEKNKKNDLDPVAAQEKNEQLHSEFINNIKTNNELLLKECDLLRDQHLLNMGILIDDRPNNEFVIKIIDDNQLQQEKNKREQELSKKMAGNQKKGNQNEKRE; translated from the exons atgaatcttttcctttttatatgtatagcattatttgtatatttatataaattaaatttacCTAATACATTAAAGAATAATATCAAAAGAagtttattattaaaattagGACATCAACAAACAGTTCTTTCTACAAATAGGAAAGCCACAAAAAGTGGGGGAATGTTTTTTATACGAAATTCATTTCTTAATAGAAATAAGAATTTTCATAAAA tagataaatacatatttaaaagattaTTTCATTCAAAAATggataatgataataaattacCAAAATGGAATCAACCCTCAAAAGAAGGAAAGAAAATAACTAACTTGTTTGTGAACAATTCTTTGACACATAGCAAAGTGGAATTTATACCTCAG gagggaaataaaataaagtGGTACGCTTGTGGTCCAACCGTTTACGATGCTGCCCATTTGGGACACGCAAGAACATATGTTAGCTTTGATATTATAAGAAGAATTTTAGTTAATTATTTCAAGTATGATGTATTTATGGTAATAAACATAACAGATATTGATGACAAGATAATTAAGAGAAGTgtagaagaaaaaattgGCTTTACTGAATTAGCTAGAAAATGGGAATATGAATTTTGGGAAGACATGAAGAGTTTGAACGTTCTTTTACCAACAGCTATTACTAGAGTAAGTGAATATGTAGATGATattgtaaaatatatagaaaaaattattgaaAACAAATATGCTTATGTAAGTGAAGAAGGAAGTGTATATTTTGATATTGatgaatttaaaaaaagtgaaaaacatttttatgCACGTATGGAACCTTTATCTGtaaaagatgaaaataaaatattagaaGGAGAAGGGGATTTAGGAGTAATTTCAAAGACGAAAAAGAATTCATACGATTTTGCATTATGGAAATCCTCTAAACCAAATGAACCAAATTGGGATTCCCCTTGGGGAAAGGGAAGACCAGGTTGGCATATTGAATGTTCAACTATGGCAAGTAATATATTAGGAGATGTTTTAGATATTCATAGTGGAGGTATTGATTTAAGATTTCCTCATCATGATAATGAACTAGCTCAAAGTGAAGCTTTCTTTGATCATAGTCAATGGgtaaattattttttacacTCAGGACATTTACATATTGAAGGTTTAAAAATGTCCAAatcattaaaaaattttataacaataaaaaatatgttaaCAAAATATACTTCGAATCAAATTcgtattttatttcttcttaATAAGTGGGataattttatgaattATAGCCCTAATGGAGAAAGCATGGTACAATGTATTGAAATCGATAAATCATTTACCAACTTTTTTGCCTTAATtcatatgaaaataaaCAATTTTGATCTCAATAGTTGTAATTTATATTGGAGTGATGCagataataaattaaatttattatttagaCAAACAAAAAGCAAAATCCATGAACATTTCCTCGATAATTTTAATACACCTGATGCTCTTTTAGCTATTCAAAAATTAATTACAgaagtaaatatatatgtggataaggaaaaaataCAAATCGGATTACTTTTAGaaataaaacattatattaattttatttttgagACATTTGGACTAATATATGGTGATGCAAATAAAGGAAAATATGACAAATTTGATGAACTCTTACAAACACTTGGTACCTATAGAAGAAATATTAGAATAAACTTACAAAGCAATGCAAAATTAATTcgaaatattttaaaagaaaaaaacaaaaaaaatgatttagATCCTGTTGCTGcacaagaaaaaaatgaacaacTACACTCagaatttataaataatataaaaacaaacaatgaacttttattaaaagaatgTGATTTGTTAAGAGATCAGCACTTATTAAACATGGGTATTTTAATTGATGATAGACCTAACAACGAAtttgttataaaaattatagaTGATAATCAATTAcaacaagaaaaaaataagagAGAGCAAGAATTAAGTAAAAAAATGGCAGGAAATCAGAAAAAGGGTAatcaaaatgaaaagagagaataa